Proteins encoded within one genomic window of Methanobrevibacter thaueri:
- a CDS encoding C1 family peptidase: MKLIRHHKLLLIGLLVLIFIIPSSHAMENQTNDLTEIEDVQTAISMVDEDTLAASNDYYFNSSLEDDNGDGTSQNPYKYLTAERIKGNCNIHLTDGEYVLDDSKTIEKVNIIGSTPTKTVIKYDGVGFTVNSFLSLTNVTLTDMSITNHGSVNATNSIFNYGYGSKADSYGNNYGGAIYTSDANANSKVTIANCTFNEGYAVYGGAIYMGAGYLSISDSQFINNYAYNFGGAIACENTLNVAVSKSKFIRAYSIDDAGGAIYVKSSPVTISYCDFVKCSATFGGAITTLNGDVRLNHVTVVNSSAKWDGGAIYHMYGKFSSTNGYYNNNSARNGGAIYIDNSSDLLLISNIFEGNEANIQGGAIFSLLNNLRLSLTGNTYKNNNAPINKDYFDTSDLNANIGNGNYTNYLISDEEIIDIPSRYSLVDDGFVTMVKDQQSSGNCWAFTAMAVLESCLKKATGMEFDLSEENMKNLIALYSDYGWKMDTNEGGYDSMPFGYFASWLGPVNESSDVFDDKSVLSPVLSSILHIQNILFLKRDNYTDNDAIKTAILKYGAVGTSIYFDTYYLNNGKDYFTWALYPSNHAVTIVGWDDNYSRDNFYFGSYADGDGAWIVKNSWGPNWGDNGYFYVSYYDESFAKPGVEGIAYTFVLNDTVKYDKNYQYDIAGKTDYLHDDRTEVWYKNKFTAGGNEILSGVSTYFEKLTNWTVSVYVNSVLMTTKSGSSQAGYYTFHLDDIVPLYAGDVFEIVFNTTSDRLSSVPISEIAALNKAIYYPEISYVSYDGVNWQDLFYLSKTYALHTYKSQVACIKAFTVLADYNTTTTVSVANGTIEISVEDQFNNPVKSGEVSVNINGNVQVFKVDDGKVEVPIDLLDGIYDIDVSYNGDDYNSSQSSYELEILLNVELAKNNVYTYNSDYRIVLSDQFGNPIVGKTMILNLNNEQYNLTSDADGSITFNIRLKVGKYDLVLINPVNNDNVSQVIQISPRLSDNQNIVMYYGANNVFRVRVYGDNGNVLKGESIKIMIGGKSYTAKSDKNGFASVQLNKLAAKTYSVTVDYKGFKVSNKIKIKPTLTAKNKSIKKGKVLTFTAKLVNSKGKALKGKKITFKIKNKKYTAKTNKKGIAKIRVKKLKAGKYTIKTSYGKVKISNKITVKK; the protein is encoded by the coding sequence ATGAAATTGATTAGACATCATAAATTATTGTTGATTGGGCTGTTGGTCTTGATATTCATTATTCCGTCAAGTCATGCGATGGAAAACCAAACCAATGATTTGACCGAAATTGAGGATGTTCAAACAGCTATTTCAATGGTTGATGAAGATACTTTGGCTGCAAGTAATGACTATTATTTCAATTCATCACTGGAAGACGACAATGGTGATGGAACCTCTCAAAATCCATATAAATATCTGACTGCAGAGAGGATTAAGGGAAACTGTAACATTCACCTGACTGACGGTGAATACGTTTTGGACGATTCAAAGACAATTGAAAAGGTAAATATCATCGGATCCACTCCGACAAAAACGGTCATTAAATATGATGGAGTAGGATTCACTGTTAACTCATTCTTATCTTTAACCAACGTTACATTAACCGACATGTCAATAACCAATCATGGAAGCGTTAATGCGACAAATTCAATTTTTAATTATGGATATGGTAGTAAGGCGGACAGTTATGGAAACAATTACGGTGGAGCAATCTACACATCAGACGCCAATGCCAATTCCAAAGTGACAATAGCAAACTGCACATTCAATGAGGGATATGCCGTTTATGGCGGAGCGATTTACATGGGCGCAGGTTACTTGAGCATATCAGATTCACAATTCATCAATAACTATGCATATAACTTCGGCGGAGCCATAGCATGTGAAAACACATTGAACGTGGCAGTTTCAAAATCAAAATTCATCAGGGCTTATTCCATAGATGATGCGGGAGGTGCAATATATGTCAAGTCATCTCCAGTCACAATAAGCTACTGCGATTTCGTAAAATGTTCCGCAACATTTGGAGGAGCGATAACAACTCTCAATGGTGATGTGAGGCTGAATCATGTCACTGTCGTCAACAGTTCCGCAAAATGGGATGGCGGAGCTATTTATCATATGTACGGCAAGTTCTCTTCAACAAACGGATATTACAATAACAATTCAGCAAGAAACGGTGGAGCAATATATATTGACAATTCATCAGATTTGCTGTTGATATCCAACATTTTTGAAGGAAACGAGGCAAACATCCAGGGCGGTGCAATATTTTCACTCCTGAATAACTTACGCCTATCACTAACAGGAAACACTTATAAAAACAATAATGCGCCGATAAATAAGGATTACTTCGACACTTCAGACCTAAATGCAAATATTGGAAACGGAAACTATACCAATTATTTAATATCTGATGAGGAGATAATCGATATTCCAAGCCGTTACAGCCTGGTGGATGATGGATTTGTAACCATGGTGAAAGACCAGCAGTCAAGCGGTAACTGTTGGGCATTCACAGCAATGGCAGTTCTGGAATCCTGCCTTAAAAAAGCGACAGGAATGGAATTTGACCTTTCAGAGGAAAACATGAAAAACCTCATTGCACTTTATTCCGATTACGGATGGAAAATGGACACCAATGAAGGAGGATACGATTCCATGCCGTTCGGATATTTTGCAAGCTGGCTTGGTCCTGTCAACGAATCATCTGATGTGTTCGACGACAAATCAGTTCTGTCCCCTGTTTTAAGCAGCATCTTGCACATCCAGAACATATTGTTCTTAAAAAGGGACAACTACACGGACAATGATGCAATAAAGACTGCAATATTGAAATATGGGGCTGTCGGAACATCCATTTACTTTGACACATATTACCTGAACAACGGCAAGGACTATTTCACATGGGCATTATACCCATCAAACCATGCTGTTACAATTGTCGGATGGGACGACAACTATTCAAGGGACAACTTCTATTTCGGAAGCTATGCCGACGGCGACGGGGCATGGATTGTAAAGAACAGCTGGGGCCCTAATTGGGGAGACAACGGATACTTCTATGTCTCATATTATGATGAATCCTTTGCAAAGCCAGGTGTTGAGGGAATAGCCTACACTTTCGTTTTAAATGACACTGTCAAATATGATAAGAACTATCAATATGACATTGCCGGAAAAACAGACTATCTGCATGACGACAGGACTGAGGTCTGGTACAAGAACAAGTTCACAGCCGGCGGAAACGAAATCCTCTCCGGCGTTTCAACATACTTTGAGAAGTTAACCAACTGGACAGTGTCCGTTTATGTAAACAGTGTTTTGATGACAACAAAAAGCGGAAGTTCACAGGCGGGGTATTACACCTTCCATCTTGATGATATCGTTCCGTTGTATGCCGGTGATGTCTTTGAGATAGTGTTCAACACTACCAGTGACAGGTTATCCAGTGTTCCGATTTCCGAGATTGCAGCACTCAACAAGGCCATTTATTATCCTGAAATATCTTATGTAAGCTATGATGGTGTTAACTGGCAGGATCTTTTCTATCTGTCAAAAACATATGCGTTGCATACATACAAGTCACAAGTGGCATGCATCAAGGCGTTTACTGTGCTGGCGGATTACAATACCACAACAACAGTAAGCGTTGCCAATGGCACTATTGAGATAAGTGTTGAAGATCAGTTCAACAATCCCGTTAAATCAGGTGAGGTCAGCGTCAATATAAACGGCAATGTCCAAGTCTTCAAGGTGGATGACGGAAAGGTTGAAGTGCCGATTGATTTATTAGATGGAATATATGACATTGATGTATCATATAATGGAGATGATTACAATTCCTCCCAGAGCAGTTATGAGTTGGAAATCCTGTTGAATGTGGAATTGGCCAAGAATAATGTTTATACCTACAATTCAGATTACAGAATTGTTTTATCCGACCAGTTCGGCAATCCGATTGTGGGAAAGACAATGATTTTAAACTTAAACAATGAACAGTATAATCTGACAAGCGATGCTGATGGATCAATTACATTCAATATAAGATTGAAGGTTGGAAAATATGATTTGGTCCTTATAAATCCTGTTAACAACGATAATGTTTCCCAAGTGATTCAGATTTCTCCTCGCTTGAGCGACAATCAAAATATTGTCATGTACTATGGGGCAAATAACGTCTTTAGGGTCAGAGTTTATGGCGACAACGGAAATGTCCTTAAAGGAGAGTCCATCAAAATCATGATTGGTGGAAAGTCATACACTGCCAAAAGCGATAAAAACGGCTTTGCCAGTGTCCAATTGAATAAGTTGGCAGCTAAAACATACTCCGTAACTGTTGATTATAAGGGATTCAAGGTTTCCAATAAAATAAAAATCAAGCCTACACTAACCGCCAAGAACAAGTCAATTAAAAAGGGCAAGGTTTTAACATTTACTGCTAAACTTGTCAATTCCAAGGGAAAGGCTTTGAAAGGTAAAAAGATTACATTTAAAATCAAAAACAAGAAATACACCGCAAAAACCAATAAGAAGGGCATTGCCAAAATCAGAGTCAAGAAACTTAAGGCGGGAAAATACACCATCAAAACAAGCTATGGCAAGGTTAAGATTTCAAATAAAATCACTGTGAAGAAATAG
- a CDS encoding Na+/H+ antiporter NhaC family protein — MNDKMRLGLIAAVSIILLFILSLWISTTPADADNSVRFGILTLLPPLVAIILAFITKETVLSLFIGVFVGEFMLCSNDLNIISTIVNAFLNLGSQVISCMADPWNAGIILQCLLIGGVIQLITKMGGAKALADAFAKRADTPRKAQLFTWILGLCVFFDDYANSLIVGPIMRPVMDKLKVSREKLAFVVDATAAPVAGIAIISTWIGLEISLIAAGFQSVGVTNVTGFGIFLQTIPYRFYNIFILIFIVISALTLYEFGPMKKAEQRARARKEDEEIIVPEAPGFDEVKPVEGVKLSVWNAIIPIGTLIIGALIAFYWSGYTTILGGEDQALITLMQTAPLSFDGIFQALSQSDASVALFQAALLASIVAIVMAVGEQILTIEDAISEWIGGMKTIVITGVILLLAWSLGGVIGEVGTADYLVGILSSTIPAWIVPSLIFILGALISFATGTAYGTMSILMPLAIPLAWAVSTGDMSFTIVCTSGVLTGAIFGDHCSPISDTTILSSMGTSCNHIDHVQTQIYYAIFVAIVAVVFGYIPAGFGVPWYVCGVMGIIVMFIGLRILGEKVDFDEAEEVSS, encoded by the coding sequence ATGAATGACAAAATGAGATTGGGTTTAATTGCAGCTGTTTCAATTATACTCCTGTTTATTTTATCATTATGGATTTCAACAACACCTGCTGATGCAGATAACTCTGTCAGATTCGGTATATTAACTTTATTACCGCCACTTGTTGCTATTATATTGGCATTCATAACAAAAGAGACAGTTTTATCCCTTTTCATCGGTGTATTCGTTGGAGAATTCATGTTATGTTCAAATGATTTGAATATCATTTCCACAATAGTCAACGCATTCCTAAACTTAGGTTCACAAGTCATCAGTTGTATGGCTGATCCTTGGAATGCAGGTATTATTCTTCAATGTCTACTTATTGGTGGGGTAATCCAGCTGATAACAAAAATGGGTGGGGCAAAAGCTCTTGCAGACGCATTTGCTAAAAGAGCAGACACTCCAAGAAAAGCTCAATTATTCACATGGATTTTAGGTTTATGTGTATTCTTTGACGATTATGCAAACTCCCTTATTGTAGGTCCTATTATGAGACCTGTTATGGACAAACTTAAAGTATCAAGAGAAAAATTAGCGTTTGTTGTGGACGCAACTGCAGCTCCTGTAGCGGGAATTGCAATCATTTCAACATGGATTGGATTAGAAATTAGTTTAATCGCTGCTGGTTTCCAATCAGTCGGTGTAACTAACGTAACAGGATTCGGAATATTCTTGCAGACTATTCCATACAGATTCTATAACATATTTATCTTAATATTTATCGTAATATCTGCACTTACCTTATACGAATTCGGTCCAATGAAAAAAGCAGAACAAAGAGCACGTGCTAGAAAAGAAGATGAAGAGATTATCGTTCCTGAAGCTCCTGGATTTGATGAAGTCAAACCTGTTGAAGGAGTCAAATTATCCGTTTGGAATGCGATTATTCCTATTGGAACCTTAATCATAGGTGCATTAATTGCATTCTACTGGAGTGGATACACCACCATTCTAGGTGGAGAAGACCAAGCTCTCATAACTTTAATGCAAACTGCTCCTTTATCATTTGATGGTATCTTCCAGGCATTATCTCAATCCGATGCATCCGTAGCATTGTTCCAAGCAGCATTATTAGCTTCCATTGTAGCAATCGTAATGGCTGTCGGTGAACAAATCCTAACCATCGAGGACGCTATCTCCGAGTGGATTGGTGGTATGAAAACCATCGTTATTACCGGTGTAATCTTGCTTCTCGCTTGGTCCTTAGGTGGAGTTATCGGTGAAGTCGGTACCGCTGATTACCTTGTAGGTATTCTAAGCAGTACAATTCCTGCATGGATTGTTCCTTCATTGATCTTTATTTTAGGCGCTTTGATTTCATTTGCAACCGGTACTGCATACGGTACCATGAGTATCTTAATGCCTTTGGCTATTCCTTTAGCATGGGCTGTAAGTACTGGTGACATGAGCTTTACAATCGTTTGTACAAGTGGTGTATTGACTGGTGCGATTTTCGGGGACCACTGTTCACCGATTTCCGATACAACAATTCTCTCATCCATGGGAACAAGTTGTAACCACATTGATCACGTTCAAACACAAATCTATTACGCTATCTTTGTAGCTATTGTAGCTGTAGTATTCGGATACATCCCAGCAGGATTCGGTGTCCCATGGTACGTCTGTGGTGTAATGGGTATTATTGTAATGTTCATCGGACTTAGAATATTAGGTGAAAAAGTAGATTTTGATGAAGCTGAGGAAGTATCCTCATAA
- a CDS encoding class I SAM-dependent methyltransferase: MNLEGVEKTMLLTIYTKAKHSQEKNHKFYDSKAIEVISKIDYDFTMAEKDKMMQMGVIGRTIVLDSMVSEYISKHPDCTIVNIASGMDTRFNRLDNGKIKWYNVDLENSAKFRLEYLPDTERVTTLAYSAMDSKWASEIEASEDMLFIIEGLTMYLTEQDNSEILRIIDDNFDSCTIFTEIMPPVSVENTKEVSVEETNSEFIWGLKSGRELTGLNRHFRWVKDVNLFDGVNVYKPIYRLFTWFPLLKKRMDYIAVLEK, encoded by the coding sequence ATGAATTTAGAAGGCGTAGAAAAAACCATGCTTTTGACAATATACACAAAAGCGAAGCACTCACAAGAAAAGAATCACAAATTCTATGACAGCAAGGCCATTGAAGTAATATCAAAAATAGATTATGATTTCACAATGGCCGAAAAAGACAAGATGATGCAAATGGGAGTGATTGGAAGGACAATCGTTCTTGACAGCATGGTAAGCGAATACATAAGCAAACATCCTGACTGCACAATAGTAAATATCGCTTCAGGAATGGACACCCGTTTCAACAGGTTAGACAACGGCAAAATCAAATGGTACAATGTGGATTTGGAAAATTCAGCCAAATTCAGACTGGAATACCTGCCGGATACAGAAAGAGTCACCACACTTGCATACTCAGCAATGGATTCAAAGTGGGCGAGTGAAATCGAGGCAAGTGAAGATATGCTGTTCATCATTGAAGGATTGACAATGTACCTTACCGAACAGGACAATTCCGAGATTTTAAGAATCATTGATGACAATTTCGACTCATGCACCATTTTTACCGAAATCATGCCTCCGGTTTCAGTTGAAAATACAAAAGAGGTCTCAGTTGAGGAGACAAATTCCGAATTTATCTGGGGACTTAAAAGCGGCAGGGAACTGACCGGATTAAACAGACATTTCAGATGGGTCAAGGACGTTAACCTCTTTGATGGAGTCAATGTCTACAAACCAATTTATAGATTATTCACATGGTTCCCGTTACTGAAAAAAAGAATGGATTACATAGCTGTGCTGGAAAAATAA
- a CDS encoding RecB family exonuclease → MKLSKSKINTYLKCPLEFKFQYIDEIESEPNKYMALGSDVHLIAEKFADKFGDDLDNVDIDNELFKIAHELDLSYDLANHIENLGLFFKEVFVDGDYKLYSQEEYLLDEEHRFSGICDIILEDENGDLIVIDYKTGNSSSFSKYRRELCYYKLLVENVYERNVSTVGVFFTKNGRLRLLDVCDEENKRKFLHSREIDEAIDTFYFVRSEVNKGNFYAKPQFLCKFCTYKDICDHYY, encoded by the coding sequence ATGAAATTATCTAAATCAAAAATCAACACCTACTTGAAATGTCCACTTGAGTTCAAATTCCAATACATCGATGAGATTGAATCCGAACCGAACAAATACATGGCTCTAGGCAGCGACGTCCATTTGATAGCCGAGAAATTTGCCGACAAGTTTGGGGATGACCTAGACAATGTCGACATTGACAATGAACTGTTTAAAATCGCCCATGAGCTTGACCTGAGTTATGATCTGGCCAACCACATCGAAAATCTTGGATTGTTCTTCAAGGAAGTGTTCGTTGATGGGGACTACAAGCTTTACAGCCAGGAAGAGTACCTCCTAGATGAGGAACACCGCTTTTCCGGTATCTGCGACATCATTCTTGAAGATGAAAACGGGGATTTGATTGTTATCGACTACAAGACAGGCAATTCCAGTTCCTTTTCCAAATACCGTCGGGAGTTATGCTATTACAAGCTTCTTGTAGAGAATGTCTATGAAAGGAATGTTTCAACAGTTGGTGTGTTCTTCACCAAAAACGGCCGTTTGAGATTGCTTGATGTGTGTGATGAGGAAAACAAACGCAAGTTTCTGCATTCCCGTGAAATCGATGAGGCAATCGACACGTTTTATTTTGTTAGAAGTGAGGTAAATAAGGGAAACTTTTATGCAAAACCCCAGTTTTTATGCAAATTCTGTACATATAAGGATATCTGTGACCATTACTATTAA
- a CDS encoding glycosyltransferase family 2 protein, whose amino-acid sequence MMKISVVIPVYNIEDYLSECLDSIVNQSLEDIEIICVNDGSTDGSLDILKEYESKDSRVKIISQENKGIGNARNTALEYAKGEYVYFIDGDDTLELDALERLYDLNIEKNADFIIFKISNFNGETGERINDEYYTMPYLKDRVGEDAFNYDDVRDMALDLCVCSPGNIFKREFIEEIRFPEGLLFEDNVFFTHAIFKADRILFYDEFLYNRRQRPDSTSTHLTVKSLDTIEITNLLLDLCSQFNHPKHKGALYYRIFHNIYNIFKQADPSQKEEFFERIKYEYLKNKDKWESDDFFANNLKDEYRHMFNCAIKSKNATRFEKCVDSFNKESKLQKVRNKIYEII is encoded by the coding sequence ATGATGAAAATATCCGTCGTTATTCCAGTTTACAATATTGAAGACTATTTGAGTGAATGTCTAGACAGCATTGTCAATCAAAGCCTTGAAGACATTGAAATAATATGCGTCAATGACGGGTCAACCGACGGTTCTCTTGATATTCTAAAGGAGTATGAAAGCAAAGATTCAAGAGTGAAAATCATCTCACAGGAAAACAAGGGAATAGGAAATGCGCGAAACACCGCCCTTGAATATGCCAAGGGAGAATATGTCTATTTTATTGACGGTGACGACACCCTTGAGTTGGACGCACTTGAAAGGCTGTACGATTTGAACATTGAAAAGAATGCCGATTTCATCATATTCAAGATAAGCAACTTCAATGGGGAGACAGGCGAAAGGATAAACGACGAATACTACACCATGCCCTACTTAAAAGACCGTGTTGGTGAAGATGCATTCAATTATGATGATGTCAGAGATATGGCACTTGATTTGTGCGTGTGTAGCCCTGGAAATATCTTTAAGAGAGAATTCATTGAGGAAATTAGATTTCCAGAAGGGCTTTTGTTTGAAGACAATGTTTTCTTCACACATGCAATATTTAAAGCCGATAGAATCCTCTTTTATGATGAGTTCCTATACAACCGCCGCCAAAGACCGGATTCGACATCAACGCATCTAACGGTAAAATCGCTTGACACAATTGAAATCACCAACCTGCTGCTTGACCTTTGCTCCCAGTTCAATCATCCTAAACATAAGGGAGCGCTCTACTACAGGATATTCCACAATATCTACAACATATTCAAACAGGCCGACCCCTCCCAAAAGGAGGAATTCTTTGAAAGGATCAAATATGAGTATCTCAAAAATAAGGACAAGTGGGAAAGCGATGACTTTTTTGCAAATAATCTGAAAGATGAATACAGGCACATGTTCAACTGTGCAATCAAATCAAAAAATGCCACACGCTTTGAAAAATGCGTTGACAGTTTCAACAAAGAAAGCAAACTACAAAAAGTAAGGAATAAAATTTATGAAATTATCTAA
- a CDS encoding flavodoxin family protein yields the protein MKIIALQASPRKGGNCDVLMDEMIKGIEENGGEVVKYYLEDKEIAPCKACMYCAEHPECVRADDGNEIIDALVDADGVIFSTPIYYGQMSAQGKLIIDRFYAIGQNPDKSLSGKAALIFTENQPEGTYEQYIELTKFSPFTFMGYEVLGHVDAGSAGPAGIVAEEQEDKLKEAYELGLKF from the coding sequence ATGAAAATCATAGCACTTCAAGCAAGTCCACGTAAAGGTGGAAATTGTGACGTATTAATGGATGAAATGATAAAAGGAATTGAAGAAAACGGCGGGGAAGTAGTCAAATACTACCTTGAAGATAAGGAAATCGCACCATGTAAAGCATGCATGTACTGTGCTGAACACCCTGAATGCGTAAGGGCAGACGACGGTAACGAAATCATCGACGCATTGGTTGACGCTGATGGAGTAATCTTTTCAACTCCAATCTATTACGGACAAATGTCCGCTCAAGGTAAATTAATCATAGACAGGTTCTATGCAATCGGCCAAAACCCCGATAAGAGCTTATCCGGTAAAGCGGCATTAATCTTCACTGAAAACCAACCTGAAGGGACTTACGAACAATACATTGAATTAACCAAATTCTCACCATTCACTTTCATGGGATATGAAGTGCTTGGACATGTGGATGCGGGCAGTGCAGGTCCTGCAGGTATTGTTGCAGAAGAGCAAGAAGACAAACTAAAAGAAGCTTATGAATTAGGTTTAAAATTCTAA
- a CDS encoding 4Fe-4S binding protein translates to MGLGSLFRRGKKESKEEVVEQCHIDINTDECGGCEKCAIACPNNVLQIIDDACSVRDAQVCKTCRVCVAICPNDCITVN, encoded by the coding sequence ATGGGTCTAGGTTCACTTTTCAGAAGGGGTAAAAAGGAAAGCAAGGAAGAGGTTGTGGAGCAATGCCACATTGACATCAACACTGACGAGTGCGGAGGATGTGAGAAATGTGCTATTGCATGTCCAAACAATGTCCTGCAGATAATCGATGATGCATGTTCCGTAAGGGATGCGCAGGTCTGCAAAACATGCAGGGTTTGCGTTGCGATTTGTCCCAACGACTGCATTACAGTTAACTGA
- a CDS encoding NAD(+)/NADH kinase: MKIFINLDSENQKSVQTKEQIIKLAESLKIEIASDVHECDILFSIGGDGTFLKTARLSSQKPILGINTGTLGYLTEINPQDVEKALKDIINDNFYIEDRMMLEGEIIRTTGEVIGIPESLNEIAISKNIFGVVRFDAIINGKVINSYTADGILVCTPTGSTAYNLSCSGPIVDPTAEIITLTPIAPHTIINRSIIISDNSEVELKITEIRRNTQCYVLYDGQEIEVFNGDTIKVRKSDKVTKIIKLEDRSFIDTIRENIS, translated from the coding sequence ATGAAAATCTTCATTAATCTTGACAGCGAGAATCAGAAATCAGTTCAGACAAAAGAGCAGATTATCAAGCTGGCTGAAAGCCTTAAGATTGAAATAGCAAGTGATGTCCATGAATGTGATATCCTTTTTTCCATTGGAGGGGACGGAACATTTCTGAAAACCGCTAGACTATCATCACAAAAGCCAATACTAGGAATCAACACCGGAACATTAGGTTATCTTACCGAAATCAATCCGCAGGATGTTGAAAAGGCCTTGAAAGACATCATTAATGACAACTTTTACATCGAGGACAGGATGATGCTTGAAGGTGAAATAATCAGGACAACCGGCGAGGTGATTGGGATACCTGAATCGCTGAACGAGATAGCAATCTCAAAGAACATATTCGGGGTTGTCAGATTCGATGCGATAATCAATGGAAAAGTGATCAACTCATACACCGCCGACGGAATCCTTGTATGCACACCAACAGGCTCAACCGCATACAACCTCTCATGCAGCGGCCCTATTGTCGATCCTACCGCCGAGATAATAACTCTTACACCAATAGCTCCACACACAATCATCAACAGGAGCATAATCATTTCCGACAATTCCGAAGTGGAACTGAAAATAACCGAAATTAGAAGAAACACCCAGTGTTACGTGCTGTATGACGGACAGGAAATAGAGGTGTTCAACGGAGACACCATTAAAGTCAGAAAGTCAGACAAGGTAACAAAAATAATTAAATTAGAGGATAGAAGCTTCATCGACACTATCCGTGAAAACATCAGTTAA
- a CDS encoding putative quinol monooxygenase: MSFIVVLAKITPKKGCRDTIVEISQELIETTLSEEGNIDYQLLQSTDDDTLTFVEKWESPEALQKHMASPHFQNFGGESADFVENMEIQVLNADEVKL, encoded by the coding sequence ATGAGTTTCATTGTTGTTTTAGCAAAAATTACACCAAAAAAAGGTTGTAGGGATACCATTGTCGAAATTTCACAAGAGTTAATTGAAACCACTTTATCTGAAGAAGGTAATATTGACTACCAATTATTACAATCAACAGATGACGACACCTTGACTTTTGTTGAAAAATGGGAATCTCCTGAAGCTTTGCAAAAACATATGGCTTCACCTCACTTCCAAAATTTTGGTGGCGAAAGCGCAGACTTTGTTGAAAATATGGAAATTCAAGTTTTAAATGCCGATGAAGTAAAATTATGA
- a CDS encoding iron-sulfur cluster assembly scaffold protein — MIYSTEVENMCPVRKGANHDPAPIPEEGKWVKAKQIGDISGFTHGIGWCAPQQGCCKLTLNVKEGIIEEALVETLGCSGMTHSAAMAGEILVGKTILEALNTDLVCDAINTAMRELFLQIVYGRTQSAFSEGGLQIGAGLEDLGKGHRSQVGTIYSTKEKGPRYLELTEGYITEIGLDEDNEIIGYKYINLGVMLDAIKDGVDPLEAIEKATGQYGRFDDAVKKIDPRSE; from the coding sequence ATGATATATTCAACAGAAGTAGAAAATATGTGTCCTGTTCGCAAAGGTGCAAATCATGACCCTGCTCCAATACCTGAAGAGGGTAAATGGGTTAAAGCAAAACAAATCGGAGACATTTCCGGTTTCACTCATGGAATTGGATGGTGTGCACCACAGCAAGGATGCTGCAAATTAACATTAAACGTTAAAGAAGGCATTATTGAAGAGGCATTGGTGGAAACATTGGGTTGTTCTGGAATGACCCACTCAGCCGCTATGGCCGGTGAAATACTTGTCGGAAAAACAATCCTTGAAGCATTGAACACCGACCTTGTATGCGATGCAATAAACACAGCAATGCGCGAACTGTTCCTACAGATTGTTTACGGAAGAACCCAATCCGCATTTTCAGAAGGCGGCCTTCAGATTGGTGCCGGACTTGAGGATTTGGGAAAAGGTCACAGAAGCCAAGTTGGAACAATCTACTCAACAAAGGAAAAAGGTCCGAGATATCTGGAACTCACTGAAGGATATATCACTGAAATTGGCCTTGATGAGGATAATGAAATCATAGGTTACAAGTACATCAACCTGGGAGTAATGTTGGATGCCATCAAAGATGGTGTTGACCCATTGGAAGCAATTGAAAAGGCAACAGGTCAATACGGAAGATTTGATGATGCAGTTAAAAAAATAGATCCAAGGAGTGAATGA